A stretch of DNA from Molothrus ater isolate BHLD 08-10-18 breed brown headed cowbird chromosome Z, BPBGC_Mater_1.1, whole genome shotgun sequence:
CATTATGTAATGTATAATTCAAAGGAATCAAAACTTGTTATTGGTATGCAAAACTCAATATATTCTTTCAAGAGTAAGGGAATTGCATAACGAAAGAAGAAGGGATCAAAACCGTCATAGACTAAATGGAACATAAAAGGGGTCAATATATGCTTTCTTTGGAGTATTTTTCCATTGTAGTAATAATCCCTGAGTTTTCTGAATACTTTAGAAACCATTTTCAGAACAATTACTTAGTCTTCTTTCCATTGCAATATATAAAAAATGTCTTAAGTGTAGTAGATCTAGGGGGAATAGGAGAAGAGAACAAGGATAAGACAGGAAGGACCGACTAcagttttgtgggtttttccgTAGTTCACCATAGCACTTCATAATTTCACTTTATTGTACttttattaactttttctttgcatttagtTGGATATTTCTGGAGTGTaactttttctcatttcattttttcaattaaaaaacaCTGCCTTCTGCTAAACTGCTTGCATGGTCTTTGTCTTATATGTATGCCTTTGAAAGTAAATAAAGTGTGCATTTCTTTTGAAGCTGCTGTAAAGGTTTTCTTGACAAAATGGAAGTGGACAAAGTTTAATAAAGTAGTAAAAATACTGCATTCAGTAATTCAATCAAAATTTTTTATCTTTGATGTCAGTGTAATTATTTTGCTGCACCTCGTGCCCCTCCCCCTCACAtttgtgaaaacagaaatgtatAATGGTGTTATGGATAATTCAATATAGACAAACATCATTTGTCAGATGACAAAAAAGGATTGGTTCAGTTTAAGTGAAATTTTCCACTTTGATCCATAGAAATTTTATAACATGCACTGCACTGCAAAGGCATATTGTGTTTAATGCATTTAAGTATTTAGTAAAGACTTTCCTGTTTGCTGTCATTTCTGTCTGTCAGTATTCTTTTAATATACAGCATACAGAAGGAGTTCTGTTTCCTTTATTATTCCATCATACAATATCCAAGTATGACATATTGAATGTCATACGGAGTGTGACATTCAATAGTACAGATTAAATGTGCTAGTGTCTGTAGCAGAACAAGAGTCAGAGACTTCTAGCTGAATCAAGTTGTCTTGATTTCTGTCTTGCTTCATGAAATTGTCTTATGTGTGTGATAAGTGTGATAATTCGTGTGAGCATGACCAGCACTATACACGGCATTTCATGTAGAAGCGAGGAGTGTGGACACAGTAATTTGTCAGTGAAAGGGCTTGgggaacagaaaaatacagaaagctgTTGAAAAGAAGTTTTCATTATGAGATCAGTGATTCAGAGGGCAGATATTGAAAGATAATCAAAAATATACTGTCCATGAGATGAATGAATTTAGAAGGGCCATGCAGGAAGGCAAattcaaaagaaagcaaaatggtGTAGGATATTGACAGCACTGGAATAATGACTGAAGTTTTCACTTTTTGATAGTAATGCTAATAGAAAGTTAGAatattttaatctcatttttcaAATCTTACTAATGCATAGACCTTGTCTCACATTGTGTCATTCAGAGTAATAAACATCAGATTTGACCTTTAACAAACATGGAGCCATCTAAAAAAACAAAGTGTTTTaggtttattaaaaaaaaaaagtttattttttaaaaaaataagttccTGAGTTTAGGAGCTGGGTATTGGGCTTTCTAAAATGTTTGCCTGTTCAGCAGTCAGTTGTTGTGTTTCAGCCTTACTGAGTATCCTGTAACCAATTGCCTTTGCTCTGGGGAGCGGGGAAGTTTTTCAGGAGTAATTCACAATGGCTGCAGACTTTCACTGGAATTTACTCCTGCAGTtcttgcaataattttttttacagtaactATTTCTGCcatgagttaaaaaaaacccacctttaAACAACTTATTTAAGTAGAAGAAGACATGCTCTTTGTATATATTTGGTGGTATTTTGATGTTGTTCTTTTGGGTGGTGCAGTGTACCTGTGCACCCAAAATTTTATGCTTCCTGAACTCAGTATTGCCTTTGTGCATTTATATGCAATTAATAATACTTCTAACATTAAATGTGGTTCTTTGCAAAGACAAGCAATTTTATAACTTTCAGTGTGTTTAAAACACTTGGCTTTTTTCCCAAAGATATTAAAAATCTTCTTTGTTTGAACAGATGTGTAAACCAAAGTATTACTGCCTTATATACTTCAGTCTTGTTTAATGAGAGGTAGATTGATGTACATTTATGGGGGTCTAACATAACTTTAAGACAGACATTTACATGGTTTGTCTTGTATTCTATTCAAGTTATACTTTCTTGAATCAAGTTATATTTTCTTGAATTAAATTATACAGCCCTAATTTCCTAACACAGTGAAAAATAGTCTGTCGTGTCGTAGTGAGATCAGAATACTGTAagtgtttttcctgaaaaaaatccataaaaataaatattttttaaaaccatggttgctttcttctttgaaaatacattttccaagTAAAAAAGTTAACAAATATATATAACTAGCAAGAGAACCGTAGAATATTTATCCTGTAGATAACATCTACTAATTcagtcttaatttttttactagTATTATACTATTATTGGGAGAATAGGGTTTTTATCTTAATTGGGATGGGCTTTTAGTGTTGTTTAGAGTAACATAATGGTGAAGTAAAATTTTGGTCTTTGGAGCTGTACATTTGTCTTACAGTGAAAATTTATGCCTCTAGTTTCTGTAATATTAACATCTCTCTCTGTATGCTAGTTTGAGGTTACTTACCAAAGTAATGGAGTGAGAACACATGTGAGATCCTAAGGCTCAAGAACATTGTGAACAGCccatgaaaataaaggaaatggaCATGGATCAAGTAGAAAAACATTGGGAAGAAACAGTGTAGATTTGAAACCAGATTTTGAACAGCAGATGACAAGGTGTGAATGCAATTTGTGATTTAATCTCTAAAGTAGAGTTTGTAGGGAGACTCAGGATATTACTAAGCAGCTATCTTTTGGCAAAGGGGAAATTTTGGTGAGAATTTGTGAGAGTTTAAGAAAAATAACTCAGGTTTAAATAGGATCGTATTTTTGTGCAAGATGTCAGAGAACCAAGACTTCCCTTCAATGTCCCTGGAATTTTGCAACTGAGCAGGGAGTGTGCATTTCTGCTCCAAATCCCAATCCTAGTGTTCAGTCTAGTAATGCTAGTTACAAGGGACAGAATTGGGTGCAGTTGGGTGCATTGTTACATCAGAAGCACAGCTGTTCTAATGACGTCCATGTCTCCTTTTACTAGAAAAATTGTGAAGTTCCAGAAGACAATACTTCAGAGAAGAAAGTTGTTAAGGAAAGGCAAGAAATGTTGAAGAACAGTAAGCAACAGCATCTGTGTGTTACACATCCTGTGacccagagaagcagaagagtACACAGAGTAGGTTCAACCACCTTCTTAATTGGAAGGACACCCAAAGGAATACGCAGGTGAGAATGCTTTGCTGAGTTGGAAGTAAAATTCTAAGGTTGAAACAAACTTCCTTTTGAGTAGttgcatttgtctttgtttcaaCCCTGCTGAGGCAATACTGTTACTTTCTATGGCAAGAGTGGAATTAGTGGGAAACTTCGACTCACACTACTCTGAGTACTGTAAttgattaataaaattaattgaatcCACAAATTACTTGAACGTGTTGATTCAATGGTCATATATTACATAACTCTGTAGATGTCATCACCATGAGTGTTTGTATTACGTGCATCATGGGCTACTACAAAACAGTAGTAGCCCATGATGCACGTTTAAACTGTATAGAAAGGAGGCATTTTATAATGTTAGCTTCTGACTGCCTATTGATTTTGCCCAGATCTCATCACTTGCATTGAAtggctgttaaaaaaaatgggcttcatgtttcttttttagCATGGGTCTCAGTATTTTTCAATATCTCTTTTAATCCTTTTTCCCCCCCGTTATTTTTGGAGGgataataattttttgtttccttgttttctgttttcccaaaTGATTGCTGTTGTTAATAGGAATATTGATTTCCCTTGTTATGCAGATagaaattcaataaaaatagCCTGATGGTTTGTGGAAATAGAAAGTGGAAAGCTGTAGCTAGCTAATCAAACCTACAGAATAGGTATTtggtaaatattttcaatttgcCTTGAGACAAGTAAATTACTATATGAAAGTTGGTATCTAGGTCATGACTGTAAGCATTCAGAAGCTGTTATATCCACTAGCTGGCTTCAGTTATCCCTACTGTTATTGTCAAAGTGCCAATAATTGTTAGGTTTTTTTACTATTATATACactaaaattataaatatttattatgcAGGTAAGGGAGAACCCTTCATtctaaaaatgttcaaaattgTAATTAGTTATGAAAAATCTATTGAGGTAAAATTTTCTAAGTTGGTGAAGTGACTTAAGCTGTTATTCCAAGATCCTTAAGCCATATCTAGCAAAGAGCTGAAGCAATTCACTCTTGAGCATTGAGCAGGTTGTTTGTTAGCACCTGGCATGCAGCTAGACTTTGTAGTACATGTGGCTGTGCCACGGAGTGAATGAGGATGATTACATGTCTCAGTTTGTTGTAATTGGAGGGCAGAGTGGGGAGGTGTCTGCAGTTACCACACTCAAATGATTGGAGCTACCCAGTCAAGTGGTATTTGAGGAAAAGAGGGTTAAATCTTCCTGCCTTTTGGAGCCCTCATAACAGGAAAGGCAATGTTTCATATCTTTTCCCATCGTGGGATTGTTGATCACTCAACTAGAGTGATCTGTTTTAATTAGAGGTTGGTTTTTTAGCAGAAACAAATATTCCATAATTCACTGGGTAGGATGATGTGGACAATGTCTCCTGTGCATGCATTTATCCAATTTTTGTTTAGCAAGTCTTTTTTAAAAGGACTTGGAACAACTACTTCCTCCCTATTTCCCCCACCCCCTTGTTAAGGGTGTCAGCATaacacatttttccttcttgatAATTACAGGAGACAATTTGAGGAAATGGTATCTCACTTTAGTATGGGATCAGTGAAGGACCTTGCAGAACACATTGCAAAAGCTACATCAGAAACCAGGCAGAAAATGTTGAAGGAATTCTATGTTTCCAAGCATCCAGAGATGGAGTCTTTCTTCTCACTTGAAATACCAGCAGAAGCTTCACATAACTGTGAGGAAAGTGAACTGGGTACAACAcgcttcagaaaaagaaaatccattgTTAATTTTGGAAGATCCAAGTCTAGACCTTCATCAGCTAAAGGACTACTTCTGAGTGGAACTACAGAAACACAGACCCAGGAGGGCCATAAGGGAGAAGCAGAACAGCTTCACAAGGACTCCTACTTGCAAGATATGCTTGTTGatgcaaaatataaacaatCACCCACTATTGCTACTCAACATTTCCAAAGAAGAAACAGTCAGGCATTCAAGGAGTTTATGGCATCTGGCTCACTAATCAGTAAATCAGAAATAATTGACGTGCTGTCTGTTAAAAGTTGTGAAGGACAGCAAGACTCAGAAGAAACACAGCTGCCAAAGGAAAGATCCATGTCTCAGTCagaaaatggagagagaaaagctcagatttgcaagaaaaattcttttgagAACTTACTTGGAGATACCTCTATTCTCAATGAAATCTTCAGAAATGATGGAAATGGGTCTACAGGATCACCAAGGACATTTTCTTCAGgacaagcagaaaaatcaaaggGGAGACCAAAAGATTTCTGGGATATGCTGAATGAACAGAATGAGGACAGCCTCAGAAAGCTCACAGATATAGCAGTCATAGAGAAACTTTGTGAAAGAGCCCCTCATTCCACAGtgacagaggagagagaagtgTGTGAAAGTtctctttggaaaagaaatgaaacttttttgtggaaaaaatacAGTGCAGATGATTGAGATGAACCATCCACTGCTAAATCTTGTAGTGTagtaaaatgcaaattttctaTATAAGTTGCCCTATAACTATTTTATTTGAACTTTGACAGCATTATGCCACAAAATATGGTAATTCCATGAATTTAAAGGTAAAATGATGAATTCATATTTATAGTGATACATAATTACATTTTACAAGTGATTATTTACAAGTGACTATGTATGCAATTACATGTGCAGTGTATAGTACATATGTGCATAGTCATGCCTATGTACTGTGTGTTGTAACCTATGATATATAatgattttatattaaatttttttagaattttctgAATGCACTCTACTTTATTTAGTTCTGATTATATTCCTCAGCTCAACAGAAGTActaagtaattttttccctttacttAAATTTGGACACCAGCAGTCATCTCAACACAATTTAGAGATAACAGCATTTGACAATGATACTTCATATATTTTCTGAGGTGCTAGAGACTGGAGGACTTCCTGAGACAAAGATGATGTCTTTGTGTTTGATGGATTCCCATCTTCCATGATTTTGCTCAGTCTCTGAAGCTGTGGACCTTGAAATCTTCACAGTATCCTATAATAGTGAGTTACTCAGCTTGGTTGATGTGAAGAACCACCAAGTTTTTTTATTTGATCTTTCTCATTAAATTATGTTAGGTGTCAAATTTCATCTCATTTACATTTTCATCTCCCTTTTTTTATAAACTTCTGTCATGTCTTTGTCAGGGAATATGCAGCACAGTGTGTATTGGAAATACACAGTACAGTGTATATGTGGTAAGGAATTTCAGCATCTTTACAGGTTATAATCTTGAATTCTGGATGTAATAAAACTTCCAGATGAAAACTATACTTCACAGATTGGAAGGGTGTAAGATACTCAGTGTCATATCTCATTTGCCAAATAGTCTGTCACACTTTTCAGTGCTACGGGACCATGTGAAGAGTACCTTGTAACACACAACTAGAAGAGACCATGGCTTCATGTTGCTCTGGAAACCTTAACcctgatttttgatttttgtaaGCATTGGTATACAGGTTTACATTCAGTATACTGTATAAATTGTTTTATGTGAAGGGTAAATGTTACGAAATTTTAAAACCCTGGACATTGaacctgcacagcagcagtctGTGAATGGTGGTAGTTTTTGTGGTCTGGAAGACTGCCCACTGGAAAATAAGCTTAAATTTGATCTGGTGCAGCTTCTGCTTTAGGTCATGGGAAGCTGTTGTAGACTATACTCTGTCTCTGTGGTAGCCATTGTGCACATATTATAAGTGGAAACCATCTGAAATCCTGACTGTGAAATCTGACTTAAGTACCTGAAACAGAGAGCTGAGTATTTAACATAAATGTTAAGTAATAAAAGCTTTGGGTTTTACAGGTAGCTAACATAAGTAAGATTAATGTGTTCCCTAACTTTTTCTTACTCTGAGTCTATGCTGTTACGACTTTACTATACCAAATGGTACATTGGTCAGTTGGAACAGCTTTTCAAGAAGAAGTATGAACTAAGAAAGTAAAAGAGGAAGCTGTAAGGTCTTACTCATTGGTACATTGGAATTACATACAGCTAAAGGAAGTCAGCCTAAACTAGGTAATATCTACACCCTCATTATGTTAATAAAGATGAGATAAATTAAGGCCTTTTGTTCATGGCATCAGTATTGATTTTCTTTACAGGTTAGTGTCCTTATGCTTAGGGAAGCAAACTGCTTCTTGGGTAAGAAAGAGAAAGTTTGGTGGAATAAAAACTCCGGTCatcaaatacattaaaaaagaggaagggaatAACCTCCTTATGTCTACAACAAAAAGAGGAGTTAAGTAGCTTAAATTGCACCAAAGATAATTGAAGTTAGATAATAAAGAAACCCTGTAGTATGCCAGTATTTGACATAATCAAAAATAAGAGAGAAAGGTTCCTGCTGAAAGTTACGTGGATGAAACTGTCCTTGTTTTAGGCCAGAAGGAGGGACTGATAACCTCTACCTAAGGGCCAGAAGGGGCTAGATAACCTTGTTTAATTTCAGCTGATATTGATGTACTGAAGGAAGGCTTCACCTTAGCACCATCTTTGTCAGTCATGGTGTGAATCAGTAGGTGCTAGACAGAGTGAAATCTGATTGGGATAGGTAAGATTTTTATTGATGACCAAGTACGAAGCTGTTATTTTCCTGAAGTAATCAGGAAGTTATGTTTCTCTTACAAGGTGATGGTATGCATAAATCAAAACTTCCATAGATGTGCATGTTTTATTCGCATGTATGCCAAATACTGACAGTATATTTGTGGAAATCTATTTGCACAATCTATATGCAATTGAATTGAGCTATGGGAACAGGTCTTGAAGTAAGATTTATGTCACTCTGTAGCTTCCTGcaaatttaatgtattttacaAGGAAATGTCACCTAAGCCATAAATATTGAAACATAGTGCCCTAGGGATCTgtccataaaatattttggctgtataattttaaaaaatgaatctacacaaattaaaaaaagaagaattttacCTGTGTTTGAGGACATAGTCTTCAAATATTAGAACTGCAGAGATCAATTTTGTCTTACTAGAAATCTGTGGTTATCATTTTGTTtggctttaaaaacaaaaattatagTGTGAAATTCATACTTCCATGTACAGGTTCCATGCAGGAAGGCATGAACTACAGGAAAACTATAACGACCTCCTGGCATAAGGAAATAGCTTCATGATAGTTGTCACCTGATCGGAATAGAAATCATGCAGGAGATGGAGTGTCATTGCTTTCACGTGGAAATTACTTGGTAGATTTTACTATTCTTGATGGCAGCTCCCATGGTTTTTTACTCATTGGTGTTCCTATAGGTCTGGCTGTGGGTACCTGACCTTGCAGATGGTACCAGTTATTGCCTTCAATAGAAATTCtttgactggaaaaaaacaggtttcctgtgaaatagtaaaaaaatttGCCCTGTCTATGCTAACAAATGCAGCTATCCCAATAACAACCTTACAAGACCTAGGTAAAGACACTGTGTGTTCTGAGTCTGATTTGCAGTGAATTTTGGATCATAAGTTGTTTGGAAACTGGGGCTATACTTAGAACTGCATTTGGCAGTAGCTGAGTGGTACACAGATTCCATATTTGATCTGGGAGAGGGAGACTGAGTAATTTCAGGTAATGAATATGTTTGAGAAAGTCAGGGTGTGAATGCAAACATTTGTCAACACATTAAGACAGTTTGAAAGGATACATTTGCTTAGCTTTAGCAGGTCATGACTTTGAGCACCAGAAAGCAGACTGAAGCCATGGCTTCAGTACAGGGCGTAAAAACCAACATTACGCAGAGGAAAGGATGATTGGTAATAACATAATCAGACTATCACAGGATAATTCAAAGTGATAATACAGTTACTATGTAAGAAAAAGATTACTTAATTACTTCCTTAGCTATCTTAACtgcagaaggaggagaggaTTTTGTTCTTCCAAGGAAGCATTTAACTGCCTTTGCTGCTACGTATTTTTCCATTCCTGCAGTGTCCTGCATATCTTATTCACTGCATACCTTCCAGTTTATGCAACAAATTATGTAATACTGGTACAAATGCTCTCTTCTTGTGTTTGCGCATTCCCCAGTTCAGTACATCTTGACTTGGTCCATTCTATAAAAAAAGAGTAATCACCACTTAAGTTGACATAATGTCAGAATCTATCTTCCTTGTGAGGGTACCTGAAAAGTCGATAATTGGCTAGGGATGATTAAGGAGATGCAATTTCTGCTGTTGAAACTGGATGTCTAGATTGCAGATGAGAGAGGTAGGCAGTGATTCAGAGCATTTAAGAGACATGCCTCTTGTCCTGTAGATCATATGTGAATCATAGCAGTGTCCTTGTGAGTCTATATCTCACAAGAACAAGTGTGGGATTGAGCTAATTCTGAAAGAGGAAGAGAGTACATCTAAACAGATGATTGGAGGTCTTCAGAGTTGTTTGCTTGGCATCCTAACCTTT
This window harbors:
- the LOC118699193 gene encoding LOW QUALITY PROTEIN: DNA excision repair protein ERCC-6-like 2 (The sequence of the model RefSeq protein was modified relative to this genomic sequence to represent the inferred CDS: substituted 1 base at 1 genomic stop codon) — encoded protein: MLKNSKQQHLCVTHPVTQRSRRVHRVGSTTFLIGRTPKGIRRRQFEEMVSHFSMGSVKDLAEHIAKATSETRQKMLKEFYVSKHPEMESFFSLEIPAEASHNCEESELGTTRFRKRKSIVNFGRSKSRPSSAKGLLLSGTTETQTQEGHKGEAEQLHKDSYLQDMLVDAKYKQSPTIATQHFQRRNSQAFKEFMASGSLISKSEIIDVLSVKSCEGQQDSEETQLPKERSMSQSENGERKAQICKKNSFENLLGDTSILNEIFRNDGNGSTGSPRTFSSGQAEKSKGRPKDFWDMLNEQNEDSLRKLTDIAVIEKLCERAPHSTVTEEREVCESSLWKRNETFLWKKYSADDXDEPSTAKSCSVVKCKFSI